A region of the Litchfieldia alkalitelluris genome:
ACTTCATCAAAACTTCCTTCGATGACGGTTTCCATTGGTCCAATATCATATCTCAGTCCAGATTTCTTAATAACCTCAATAATCTTAGGGATAACACCGTCTGTATCCATATCTTTTCCGTTTGGTAAAACTTGAATTCCTGCAGTTATTGTATCCATTTTTATGCTCCTTTCTAACTATTTATCTTCTTTTACC
Encoded here:
- a CDS encoding thiamine-binding protein, with product MDTITAGIQVLPNGKDMDTDGVIPKIIEVIKKSGLRYDIGPMETVIEGSFDEVMLIIKATQATATDMGATEVLTNVKLHYKPDGVSINNKLTHV